gactcgatgttgattttgcatcctttcaagtctaaaatacttaaggagatgagattctttcgtaaatcagatacatacctgacatctaagagtgtcctaatcgttccatcatgcatcttaattttaacagtaccaataccaattaccttactagatgaatcgtttcccatgcgtACAACTCTACCTTCaactgaactgtatgtggagaaccattctctattaggacacatgtggaaagaacatcctaaatctaggatccactcgaatgtgagcttggtgttatcgcttgttgacactaacaagaaatcatcaccattttcatcggccaaattagcaccagctatatcttcctcgttactctcagcagctcttttatttcaCAGTTTATAACAATTTGCTTTGACGTGatctaactttttacaatagcgacaccttttatctcgtttctttgatgctaccaaaacggaagcttgtctatctgtcttgctatccaaatgaagctcattgtcgagtttgtctctactcaacaaatgacccttcacattttcgaacgagagtttgtctctgctaTAAATTAAGGTCTCcctaaaagacttgtatgaaggggtaaagagcacaataatagcatagactgatcttcatcgtcaatatgaacctcaacattctttaaatcatttaaaagagtaataaattgattgatgtgatctctaagaggctcaccttcgttcatgcgaaacgtaaatagatgtTGTTTCAATACTAAAcgattagccagagacttagtcgcataaagagtttctaaccttttccacaaggcggatgaggtcttctccatcaatacctcccgCAATACTgtattcgcgaggcacaactggattgcagacaaagccttttcatcaagctcttcccattctgttttatttagattttcaagctttttcccagtaacaacctttttcaaattggattgaactagaattgtcatcatccgaatttgccacagattgaaatttgtctcaccatcgaacttctcaatttcaaatcttGTTGCTTCCATCTCTGAACGAGCTGATATATGAAAAttaaactagctctgataccacttgttaggaatCGACCCGATTAAGTAACAAACAAGAAAATagtggaataaattgagaaattgaacacataaattctctaaatgtgttatgagttctaatctctaatgggtgtatttttctaaggttgtaaaagagcctatttataggctaaattcataagtcaaataataataaaataatttaaattaatcaatGTTTGATTGAaataagtaaacagagtttaacttaaagattatttctcaaatttgactgaaaataggagttaTATTTAACATaaacattttatataattaaacaattaaaaatataacTATAAATGCAATAATACTAatttgtttttaaatgatattttagaatattttagaatttttacacTTGAATTGGGGTCTCATCATTATACCAACTCAATCAAAAGTATTATATTAGTAACTATAGAGGTTAGTAAAGATGGATAAGCCCCATTAGAAAATTAAGTTGAATATCTATATCTAGTAATTTGTATTGTCAATTTTGCgaacaatatttatttttatgtattatataattttataactcAAAATTAAATTTGTAGTAATCTTATATACTActataaataaacattaaaaatgttaaatattaaattaaaataatctaaatatatatttttataaataatatgaGTGAGGCTAAAATAGGTTTGAATTAACTATTTACAAATATAAGTaagtttgaacaaaattttaaactcatatttCAGTCGACCAGACTTAGATAAGTaaaaaaatacattaatattATACTTAAGTGCGACTCAAACTCGACTCAACCCATGAACACAGATTGTATCACCATGTGAATGCTAAATAtggatatttaaaaaaaaaaatcccaaattCCATGTGTGGTAAAGGGCGCACCAGCGCTGCTTTCATATGCATAAAACGTGAAGTTGGATTATAAACAACAATGGCTTTCTGTATTGCAGTCTGTAAATTCCTTCCCCCAATTGCTTCCATTTTCTTTTAACCTTTCAGCCCATCTCTCTCTACACATCCAATACATGCATTTCGTATATGTTTCCCCAACTTTGAAGGGTTTTCCCTTTCTTAATTGGGAAGAAGATGTTACACTTTAAAGCCCACTCTCGCAAGCTTGTAGAAAACATATTATTTTATAGATTTAGGTCATTGTTTTAATGTGTGAATAAGAAAACTAAATAAATAGGAGCCAAACTTTATGAAAGAAGTTTCGTGTATGGTTCACTTGATTCAAGCATCAAAGTGAGTTTCCAAGTTTAAATTTCGACATCTTTTTGTACTTTTTCTGTGCCTGTCGGATCCGATCCCATCTGATTCCCACAGTTCTATTAAACCCACCAGTTTCATGTATTCCCTACACCATAAGAAATCTTAAGTTTGCtttattatcatttatttatttaaacataagaAGAAGGAAAAAAGCCTCTTTTAATTAAGACTAAAAAATATGAATGCACCCTCACTCCAACTTGTTGATAAATAAATATTAAGACAAAAATCTGAGTTGAGCAATGAGTCAGGTGTACCATTTTTAGGCCAAATAGAAGTAATTAATAGAAACACTTGTGGCAAGGAAACCATATACATCATCATCACTTCATTCTTAAGTATCCCACACTATTTTTGTTAGTGGTTTTTTGGAGTTGGTCGTCTAACAGAACTCTTCGGCTTAAATCTTAATTTGATTGTTAAGTTTAATTGTGTAAACATTTTTCAATCATATGTAATCAAGTATGATAGCCTTGACAATTGGTCTCGAAAGAATAAAGGAAAAGGATTTAAAAGAACTGAAGAATAATTGCTCGAATTTTAAAGCATCAACAATGTTTTGATTAttctgtcaaaaaaaaaaaaagtaagcaTGGCCACACTTGGTTTAACTAACTTGTTATTTACTACGAAAAGACTGCAGGTATTGGTTGAATATGAGCATttatttatgattatattataTAATCTCAAAAAATAGGATGTTTGGGTCTATGGCAGGTGTTGAAAAGAAGATGAAGGAATCAACTTTACAGTATTCTGTTCTCTGACAACTGTTAATCACCGAATTAAGCACCCATGTTTCCCTGTTTATCCATATTTCTCATTCATCTAATAATACACAATACCACATCAACAGTCCTTTTATCATATCAGTAAAGTTAATTGGAGAATTTGCCCCACTTTTCCAactttttttttcgattttcaaGTTTGAAAAACTCCCTTACAatgaaatcatatatatatatatataacaggcgttatatgaaaatatataaatttaaatcctAGTTGTGCATcaaatacaaataaaaaatattttaaaaaaaagttaaaaagagTATTGATATATGGATATATCCGCTAATTGCCATGAGGTTGCTTTCAGAGTTGTGGTGGACAACGTGCTCTCTACTAGTAAAATTATTGAAGGAAAAGCTAAATATTGTGTCAGcattggaatggaaatgaaagggTGAATGCTTTTTAGGTGGACTGTGATTTCATTTTCATAAGGTTTAAGCAAATTTAAATggaaaataaaccaaattttcCGTACTTGAATCATCCAAGGGAATAGGCAGATTTCCTTTTATTCTAAGAAACTATGGAAGATTGAAAATCATATTCTagctcttcattttcttttatcttAAAATACGATACATgtctaaatataaatataaaaatattcgtGTATGAACATACACGTATCATGCATATCCTACTAAAATAGGCCCTTAAACACTAATAAATCTCCAACAGCTTTTCAGAAAGTAAATTCCCATGATagaaaagcaaaaaaaaagaTCATGGAAACATGTGGAAATCTTGCCCAAATTTACTTCCTTTTCCCCACTTATATAATCCAGTAATTCCAATGTGTTTAGGGTCAGTTCCATGAAAATTCACctcttttttaaagaaaaaaaaaaccagaaaAACAATGAAgtgagctctttttttttttttaataataaaagtcCCTTCAACCCGCCGCAGTCCCAATTGAAAATGGATCCTAACCTAATGCTAAAGTTTCAAGCCATCAAGCAATCCAAGAAGTGTAAGAAGCAGCAGCTTCTGGACAAGCTTTTACTCTATACATGCATAGCAGTGACTTGTTGTGTCTTCTGTTCCACCCCTTTTTGGCTCCCTTACTTGAAAAACTTTCTCTTCATTTCATTACCAAAAATGGGTTCAATCATGTACAACACTAAACTACTGTTCTTTGTAGGGAACCTCATCGTTGTGGTTCTCATTGGAGAATCCaagattttttcttatttttcaggTTCTGGGGGAGTGTACTACGTTGATCATCCAAGTGGAAGCCTTGGAAACGATGGATCGGTGGTGGAAGTGAAAAAAGAGATGAAAATGAAGCAACTTTATTCGGAAGAAAAGGTGAAGGCGATTTGCGTGGTTGAGGAGATTAGAGAAGTAAACAAGGGAAATAATGGTTTAGAGGGAAAATATCATGAGCTGGTTTTGCCTACTGAGGATTTGGAGAAAAGAGCCGATGATTTCATTGCAAGAGTCAACAGGCAAAGAAGGCTTGAAGCTGCTGgattattaattaattagatacaGTTTACGTCATCAttcaaatatatgaaaatttttataatatcCCACATTTATCCCAAATCCAATCAGCGTATGAGTTATACTATCTTTTCTGTAACTTACTGGAGCTGCTAGCTGCTTTGTCTGTTCTGTTATCAGTATAGTTTTTAGTTTATATGAAATTGAGTCAATCACTCCTCTGGTTTTTAATATACATACATGTCTTAATTTTAGCAAGCATGCAACTAGCACTAGCTATATAATGGTActgtgttatatatatatacatatatttttgtgtttgcgagtaacttgaaattttgagatattatatataaattatcatatattttagatttagcgtctatattatataatatttatttctctAGATCAAATTGCCTTAAGCTATAAGGTTATACTTTATATTAACGAATTATTATTCAGTTTTTAATTATagaaatttaataataatcaaatattaaGGAACGATTGACCTTAAAAGACTAAATTTAGAAGTACAATATGAATTTTAGAGTCAAATTTCAGAATTAATTGATTTggcccatatttatacatattAAGTTAGTGATTTTcttgtattttgatttaatttgtaTGTCTTATTAAGAAATTATCTTCCTATGCTAAGAAGAGTCTTTTTGATAAAATTATTCGTCTTGTGCTAACTATTTTCGTGTCTATTGCAACAACCAGACGAGTATTTTTAGCCATGAAAATTGTGAAGACAAGTTTTGTAATAGAATGGAGGATGATTTTCTTTTAACTTACTTGGTGACATATATAAAAAAAGAGATAGCCCGAGAATTTTCAACAAATTCTATCATTAAGGAGTTCAATCTTATGAGAAAAAGGAGAGTACAGTTTAAGATGCCTAGTATTGAGAAATAGGACTAAAGCCAAGTTTCGTCCCATTTAGAGTAAAATCCTAAATACATATCTGATTATAGTTATTAATATTTTGGTacacttttgaatagaaaattatatattttttatataataccatttataaaaaaatgaaatttccatgtaaaaattaaaaaaaaaaaacaaaaagataaAAGAAATTAGGGCCACAAAAATGACCAAAGTTGGACAGGGAAAAAAGTTGCACCGCCCATATCTTTTGTTTGAACAGAATATTTGCTTTCTTTCTGTGCGAAAAAAGATAAAGAAAAGGTGAATGAAttccaatttaaaatttgaacGCAGTTAATTTTAATCTTACTTTTAAGTTGGGATATTTTTGTATTAAAAGAGAAAAACTGGTAATTGAAGTTGAAAACTATAAGGCAGTGCTGAGCTGAGGCAGATGCAGATGCAGAAACTCAGGGATGGAGAGTGGTAGTGATGGTGATAGGATGGGTAAGTTGGGGAAGACGCTAGCTGCAACACATTGCATTAAGGAACTACTGGGGAAGGATAGTTGATTATATTTATAAGCCAATTGTTTTGAAATCAGTATTTCGCTTCTACTCTACCTGTTAGTTCCTACCAAAACCAATtaacaaattaataaatattagtttaaagTTGTTTTTgcctttttatttaaaatctaaaaataaaattcatgattATAATGGAATTTGAATCTAAAATATTAAACATACGCTCTCCCAACTTtactattaattaaaataatatttagttttatttgaattcttaataaatatattatataattattttcatccacatcattggtatgttattattttattaatattgccGTCGATTGAGTTAGTATCACAAGTTAATTCAATACCAACTCAAGAAAATGATAATAGTATGATAAACGATCGGAGTGCTTTTAATATCCTTAGTTTGATGTATTTAGCTATTTAAATTTCTCTTTACTCAcaagttaaattattttttattttaatttcgtaTATATtgcatatgtattattattattattaatttcaaatcttaaattttatttttttattatatgttatttataaACACATCCATATGTTCTAAATATGTAACTTTTATAGGCATAGTCtgtaataaaattttcaattataatTTAGAAATATAAGTTAAAGTTGTCATACATTGCATCTGCATGTACAACACCCGTTGATTAAGTATTAGTTCGATTTGCATAAGTATTATTTTCAATACAAGAAGACGTTTGTTTGAGTGCGTTGAaacacattatcctcctattatGTCAGAAAGAGCAGATATTATcaaaacctataatgagattatttaaaagttaaataaataaataattacaaCAACCAATACGTgttattttagttaaattatgCCATGCTCACAACACaagtaaaaaattattaataaatttaagaaaataatataataattaaatggaTTAACATTTGGTGCATTGATAATGTATTCTTTTTAttccatatgtaacacccctaacccgtatccgctgccagaacagggtttcggagcattactatcatttgc
This window of the Gossypium arboreum isolate Shixiya-1 chromosome 12, ASM2569848v2, whole genome shotgun sequence genome carries:
- the LOC108478641 gene encoding uncharacterized protein LOC108478641 — protein: MKIHLFFKEKKNQKNNEVSSFFFFNNKSPFNPPQSQLKMDPNLMLKFQAIKQSKKCKKQQLLDKLLLYTCIAVTCCVFCSTPFWLPYLKNFLFISLPKMGSIMYNTKLLFFVGNLIVVVLIGESKIFSYFSGSGGVYYVDHPSGSLGNDGSVVEVKKEMKMKQLYSEEKVKAICVVEEIREVNKGNNGLEGKYHELVLPTEDLEKRADDFIARVNRQRRLEAAGLLIN